The following are encoded together in the Gouania willdenowi chromosome 14, fGouWil2.1, whole genome shotgun sequence genome:
- the LOC114476203 gene encoding ribonuclease inhibitor-like — protein MLLFQMSFSHSLRSCNLSKRSCEVLSSVLSSQSSSLKVLGLSLNKLQDSGVELLCEGLKSPHCKLDNLRLISCDLSKRSCEVLSSVLSSQSSSLKYLYLSFNKLQDSGVELLCEGLKSPHCKLYNLSLSSCDLSKRSCEVLSSVLSSQSSSLKDLDLSKNKLQDSGVELLCEGLKSPHCKLDTLSLSGCHITEVCCDSLRAALSSKSFSLRELELSNNYAGQ, from the exons atgcTCTTGTTTCAAATGTCTTTCTCCCACAGCCTGAGATCCTGTAATCTCTCAAAAAGAAGCTGTGAAgttctgtcctcagtcctcagctctcagtcctccagtctGAAAGTTCTGGGCCTGAGTCTCAACAagctgcaggattcaggagtggagctgctgtgtgaaggactgaagagtcctcactgtaaactggacaaTCTCAG ACTGATTAGCTGTGATCTCTCAAAAAGAAGCTGTGAAgttctgtcctcagtcctcagctctcagtcctccagtctGAAATATCTGTACCTGAGTTTCAACAagctgcaggattcaggagtggagctgctgtgtgaaggactgaagagtcctcactgtaaactgtacaatCTCAG CCTGAGTTCCTGTGATCTCTCAAAAAGAAGCTGTGAAgttctgtcctcagtcctcagctctcagtcctccagtctGAAAGATCTGGACCTGAGTAAAAACAagctgcaggattcaggagtggagctgctgtgtgaaggactgaagagtcctcactgtaaactggacacTCTCAG tCTGTCAGGTTGTCACATCACAGAGGTGTGCTGTGATTCTCTaagagcagctttgagctccaaaTCCTTCAGTCTGAGAGAGCTGGAACTGAGCAACAACTATGCAGGACAATAA